One Candidatus Eisenbacteria bacterium DNA window includes the following coding sequences:
- a CDS encoding NAD-dependent epimerase/dehydratase family protein, whose translation MEAPADPHLAADGVGRENGLSPPRYRCCAGPSGRGRIESRRLHLVRGGLDPRGQRPRESADRSGERRALQDIPDLRAGAVSAPLALVTGASGFVGSHIVDELICRGARVRCLLRATSSRRWLEGKQVEFADGDVCRREGLDAAVSGVDWIVHAAGLTHAPSAAEFHRVNVRGTESILAAALAAVPAPKRFVYISSQAAAGPSRDGAPVTEEHPPRPVSTYGSTKLAGETLVMGAADRLPVVALRPPTVYGPRETSLLKYFRAVKHHIRPSVGGARPFSVVYAEDHARAVWAALTEERAMGKIYFVGGPDVTTYQEMGSAIARAMGTWAVSVPIPMPLLQAGALLGEVAGFLTRRAPFFSREKFREIAAGDWVVSSRRIRVELGWTPATPLEEGVRATAAWYREAGWV comes from the coding sequence GTGGAAGCTCCCGCGGATCCGCACCTCGCGGCTGATGGCGTTGGGCGTGAAAACGGGCTATCGCCGCCGCGGTATCGATGCTGCGCTGGTCCATCAGGCCGCGGTCGCATCGAGAGCCGCCGGCTACATCTGGTGCGAGGTGGGCTGGACCCTCGAGGACAACGACCTCGTGAATCGGCTGATCGAAGCGGTGAACGGCGAGCGCTACAAGACATTCCGGATCTACGAGCGGGCGCTGTGAGCGCTCCGCTGGCGCTCGTGACGGGCGCGTCGGGCTTCGTCGGAAGCCACATCGTGGACGAGCTCATATGCCGTGGCGCGCGCGTGCGCTGCCTCCTGCGCGCGACGTCCTCTCGGCGATGGCTCGAGGGAAAGCAGGTGGAGTTCGCCGACGGTGACGTATGTCGCCGGGAGGGCCTCGACGCGGCGGTGAGCGGCGTCGATTGGATCGTGCACGCGGCCGGTCTCACCCACGCCCCGAGCGCGGCGGAGTTCCACCGGGTCAACGTGCGCGGCACCGAAAGCATCCTCGCCGCCGCGCTCGCCGCTGTCCCTGCGCCGAAGCGCTTCGTCTACATCTCGAGCCAGGCGGCAGCCGGGCCGAGCCGTGACGGCGCGCCCGTCACCGAGGAGCACCCTCCTCGGCCGGTCTCCACGTACGGCAGCACGAAGCTGGCCGGCGAAACGCTGGTCATGGGCGCCGCGGATCGGCTCCCGGTCGTGGCCCTCCGCCCGCCGACCGTGTACGGCCCCCGCGAGACGTCGCTGCTCAAGTACTTCCGCGCGGTGAAACACCACATTCGCCCGTCCGTCGGCGGGGCCCGTCCGTTCAGCGTTGTCTATGCCGAGGATCACGCACGCGCCGTCTGGGCGGCGCTGACCGAGGAGCGGGCCATGGGCAAGATCTATTTCGTCGGCGGCCCCGATGTCACCACGTATCAAGAGATGGGCAGCGCAATCGCGCGCGCCATGGGCACCTGGGCGGTGTCGGTGCCGATTCCCATGCCCTTGCTCCAAGCGGGAGCGCTCCTGGGCGAAGTCGCGGGCTTCCTCACGCGCCGCGCGCCGTTTTTCTCCCGGGAGAAGTTCCGCGAGATCGCGGCGGGGGACTGGGTCGTCAGCTCGCGAAGGATCCGCGTTGAGCTAGGCTGGACGCCCGCGACGCCGCTCGAGGAGGGAGTGCGCGCCACCGCGGCCTGGTATCGGGAAGCGGGCTGGGTGTAG
- a CDS encoding citrate synthase, producing MTERTAPPAAEGHTTIPYIPGLADVPAARSSICFIDGEQGILEYRGYPIEILAERSTFEETTYLLLWGKLPNRTELEKFSRDLATNRDVRFRLIDLLKCLPDTGHPMEALQAAIAALGMFYPDRDPMNPTDRYNSTVRIIAKAPTLVAAYHRLSHGKEYIPPKEDLTHAENFLYMVHGEMPEADVARVMDICFILHAEHSMNASTFAGRVTASTLADPYTVVTSAIGALTGPLHGGANEQVIHMLQQIGDVEKVRPYIEDLIQRKQKIMGVGHRIYKVKDPRALVLQKLAAQMIAKRGADPLLAVAQEVEKVVAEHLAAKKIYPNVDFYSGVVYEAMGMPSSLFTPVFAIARMAGWLAHWLEQLEDNRIYRPSQIYTGTHDERYIPIEERV from the coding sequence ATGACGGAGCGTACCGCTCCCCCTGCAGCGGAAGGGCACACGACCATCCCCTACATCCCCGGGCTCGCCGATGTTCCAGCGGCGCGCTCGAGCATCTGCTTCATCGATGGCGAGCAGGGGATTCTCGAATACCGCGGGTACCCCATCGAGATCCTGGCGGAGCGAAGCACGTTCGAGGAGACGACCTACCTTCTCCTCTGGGGCAAGCTTCCCAACAGGACGGAGCTGGAGAAATTCAGCCGCGACCTCGCGACGAACCGCGACGTCCGCTTCCGCCTGATCGATCTATTGAAATGCCTTCCGGACACGGGTCATCCGATGGAGGCGCTCCAAGCGGCCATCGCAGCGCTCGGGATGTTCTATCCGGACCGCGATCCGATGAATCCGACCGATCGCTACAACTCCACGGTCCGGATCATCGCGAAGGCGCCGACGCTGGTCGCGGCCTATCACCGCCTGAGCCACGGCAAGGAGTACATCCCGCCCAAGGAAGATCTGACCCACGCCGAGAACTTCCTCTACATGGTGCACGGTGAAATGCCGGAGGCGGATGTCGCGCGTGTCATGGATATCTGCTTCATCCTCCACGCGGAGCACTCGATGAACGCCTCGACCTTCGCGGGGCGCGTAACCGCATCCACACTGGCGGACCCCTATACCGTGGTGACCTCCGCCATCGGCGCTCTGACGGGCCCCCTGCACGGCGGCGCGAACGAGCAGGTCATCCACATGCTCCAGCAGATCGGAGATGTCGAAAAGGTCCGGCCCTACATCGAGGACCTGATCCAGCGCAAACAGAAGATCATGGGTGTCGGGCATCGCATCTACAAAGTGAAGGACCCGCGCGCGCTGGTGCTCCAAAAGCTCGCGGCGCAGATGATCGCGAAGCGAGGAGCCGACCCGCTCCTGGCCGTCGCCCAGGAAGTGGAGAAGGTCGTCGCGGAGCATCTCGCCGCGAAGAAGATCTATCCCAACGTCGATTTCTACTCGGGCGTCGTCTACGAGGCGATGGGAATGCCGTCGTCCCTCTTCACGCCTGTCTTCGCGATCGCGCGCATGGCTGGATGGCTCGCCCACTGGCTCGAGCAGCTGGAGGACAACCGCATCTATCGCCCGTCGCAGATCTACACCGGCACCCACGACGAGCGCTACATTCCCATCGAGGAGCGGGTGTAG
- a CDS encoding pyridoxal phosphate-dependent aminotransferase family protein, whose amino-acid sequence MDLFDKCNRFKEHRLAKAAGIYPYFLPIAENHGTEVTVDGRRIIMAGSNNYLGLTKHPKVIAAADAALRSFGTSNNGSRFLNGTLEMHVQLEECLAKFTRKEAALVYSTGYLTNLGSISALMEKGDVVVLDKDAHACIVDGARLSPAEVKRFRHNDVRDLERVLESIPARAGKLIVVDGLYSMEGDIAPLAEIVRIARKYHARLLVDDAHGFGVLGARGAGACEAQGVEEQVDLVMGTFSKSFASLGGFIAGPRAVMDYLRHHARALIFSASVTPASAAAALASLEIIEHEPELRTRLKQISDRMRNGFSSLGLDVGMGNGTPIVPIFIGDRVKTMQVWRRILDRGVFVNAIVVPAVQPGRDLLRTSYMATHEDEQLDTILRIVKEVDAEMGLAMAPAANTTTPPGMPWMSSPS is encoded by the coding sequence GTGGATCTATTCGACAAGTGTAATCGCTTCAAAGAGCACCGCTTGGCGAAGGCCGCTGGCATCTACCCCTATTTTCTCCCGATCGCGGAAAACCACGGGACCGAGGTCACGGTCGATGGCCGCCGCATCATCATGGCGGGCTCGAATAATTACTTAGGGCTGACGAAGCATCCCAAGGTCATCGCAGCGGCCGACGCAGCGCTCCGCAGCTTCGGCACATCGAACAACGGCTCCCGATTCCTGAACGGAACGCTCGAGATGCACGTTCAGCTCGAGGAATGCCTCGCCAAATTCACCCGCAAGGAAGCGGCGCTCGTCTATTCGACCGGCTATCTCACGAATTTGGGCAGCATCTCGGCCTTGATGGAGAAGGGGGACGTGGTGGTGCTCGACAAGGACGCGCATGCCTGCATCGTCGACGGCGCGCGATTGAGCCCGGCCGAAGTGAAGCGCTTCCGGCACAACGATGTCCGCGACTTGGAGCGGGTCCTTGAGTCGATCCCGGCGAGAGCCGGGAAGCTGATCGTCGTGGACGGGCTGTACAGCATGGAAGGGGATATCGCGCCGCTCGCCGAGATCGTGCGGATCGCTCGGAAGTACCATGCCAGGCTCCTCGTGGACGACGCCCACGGGTTCGGGGTTCTGGGAGCCCGCGGCGCCGGAGCATGCGAGGCACAGGGCGTCGAAGAGCAAGTCGATCTCGTGATGGGGACGTTCAGCAAATCCTTTGCGTCCCTCGGCGGCTTCATCGCCGGCCCGCGCGCCGTCATGGATTATCTCCGTCATCACGCGCGCGCGCTCATCTTCAGCGCGAGTGTCACGCCCGCGAGCGCCGCCGCCGCGCTCGCCTCGCTCGAGATCATCGAGCATGAGCCAGAGCTTCGCACGCGCCTCAAGCAGATCTCGGACAGGATGCGGAATGGATTCAGCTCGCTCGGGCTCGACGTAGGAATGGGAAACGGCACGCCGATCGTGCCGATATTCATCGGCGACCGCGTCAAGACCATGCAGGTCTGGCGGCGGATTCTGGATCGCGGAGTCTTCGTGAACGCGATCGTGGTGCCCGCCGTGCAGCCCGGTCGCGATCTCCTTCGCACCTCGTATATGGCCACCCATGAGGATGAACAGCTCGACACCATCCTGCGCATCGTCAAGGAAGTCGACGCGGAGATGGGCCTCGCCATGGCCCCCGCTGCGAACACGACGACGCCCCCGGGGATGCCGTGGATGTCGTCCCCGTCGTAA
- a CDS encoding NRDE family protein, with the protein MCTLILGLGILGPGSVLLGANRDESPKRPSSDPGVLVEAPRVVGGRDLVSGGTWLAVREARFVTALMNRRPVAGDKRDPATLRSRGMLCLDVAAGRDPGGAGSAAADSHLDHALRLVKRDPYAPCTLVGVGVDGEGWALHAGPSEPLVHAIPRGWHVITHREVDDPSEPRTKWLLEQIAERRPWSVDEAFGLIAGYLRSHGEGGTPPVCLHRELFPTVSSSMLALGMSGGPRYLHAPGPPCVTEYRDYSSLLQTGGNARDR; encoded by the coding sequence ATGTGCACGCTGATCCTAGGCCTGGGCATTCTCGGCCCGGGATCCGTGCTTTTGGGGGCGAACCGCGACGAATCGCCGAAGCGGCCCTCGTCGGATCCCGGCGTTCTGGTGGAGGCGCCGCGCGTGGTCGGAGGCCGGGACCTCGTATCCGGCGGGACGTGGCTCGCCGTGCGGGAGGCGCGGTTCGTGACCGCGCTCATGAACCGGAGACCCGTTGCGGGTGACAAGCGGGATCCCGCGACGTTGCGATCGCGTGGGATGCTGTGCCTCGACGTCGCGGCCGGCAGGGATCCCGGGGGCGCAGGCTCCGCGGCCGCCGATTCGCATCTCGACCACGCCTTGCGGCTCGTGAAGCGCGATCCTTACGCTCCTTGCACATTGGTCGGCGTGGGCGTAGACGGTGAAGGTTGGGCCCTGCACGCGGGCCCAAGCGAACCCCTCGTTCATGCGATCCCCCGCGGCTGGCACGTGATCACGCACCGGGAGGTCGACGATCCGAGCGAGCCCAGGACGAAATGGCTCCTGGAGCAGATCGCGGAACGGCGCCCTTGGTCGGTGGATGAGGCGTTCGGATTGATCGCGGGCTACCTTCGCTCGCACGGCGAAGGCGGGACGCCGCCCGTGTGCCTTCATCGCGAGTTATTCCCCACCGTGTCGAGCAGCATGCTGGCGTTGGGGATGAGCGGCGGGCCGCGTTACCTCCACGCGCCCGGGCCGCCGTGTGTCACGGAATACCGCGATTACTCATCGCTGCTTCAGACGGGAGGAAACGCGCGTGACCGGTAA
- a CDS encoding N-acetyltransferase, protein MAPLTSDERTRFTPAKNPFFEHAEAAYFMARDRGRDVGRIAASVDRNYDAFHGERQAAFGFLEAESADAVAALLQAAERWGRDRGARVLRGPFNFTTNDDCGLLIRGFEHPPTILMPYNPPTYPAWVEAAGFKKAKDLFAFKVPIPEIPDLDIAQVARIAHKVRERFRVHVRPINMKRFGEELQRVKEIYNSAWDKNWGFVPMTDREIDHMAAQLKPAIVPELALFAEIDGEAVGFSLAVPDVNVALKPLRGSLFPFGVARLLWKLPRIRTSRLMALGVKTGYRRRGIDAALVHQAAVASRAAGYIWCEVGWTLEDNDLVNRLIEAVNGERYKTFRIYERAL, encoded by the coding sequence GTGGCGCCGCTCACGTCCGACGAAAGGACGCGGTTCACGCCCGCGAAGAATCCCTTCTTCGAGCACGCCGAGGCCGCCTATTTCATGGCGCGCGACCGCGGCCGCGACGTTGGACGAATCGCGGCGAGCGTCGACCGAAACTACGACGCGTTCCACGGGGAGCGGCAGGCGGCGTTCGGATTTCTCGAAGCGGAGTCTGCGGACGCGGTCGCTGCGCTCCTTCAGGCGGCCGAGCGCTGGGGGCGCGATCGTGGCGCGCGCGTCCTGCGCGGCCCCTTCAATTTCACGACGAACGACGATTGCGGACTACTGATCCGCGGCTTCGAGCACCCCCCGACGATCCTCATGCCGTACAACCCGCCCACCTACCCGGCCTGGGTGGAGGCTGCCGGGTTCAAGAAGGCCAAGGACCTCTTCGCGTTCAAGGTCCCGATTCCCGAGATACCGGATCTGGACATCGCCCAAGTCGCGCGGATCGCGCACAAAGTCCGTGAGCGGTTCCGGGTCCACGTTCGCCCCATCAACATGAAGCGGTTCGGGGAAGAGCTCCAGCGCGTGAAGGAGATCTACAACTCCGCCTGGGACAAGAACTGGGGGTTCGTTCCGATGACGGACCGGGAGATCGACCACATGGCCGCGCAATTGAAACCCGCCATCGTTCCCGAGCTCGCCCTCTTCGCCGAGATCGACGGCGAAGCGGTCGGCTTCTCCCTTGCGGTACCGGACGTGAACGTCGCGCTGAAGCCCTTGCGGGGGAGCCTCTTCCCGTTCGGGGTCGCGCGCCTTTTGTGGAAGCTCCCGCGGATCCGCACCTCGCGGCTGATGGCGTTGGGCGTGAAAACGGGCTATCGCCGCCGCGGTATCGATGCTGCGCTGGTCCATCAGGCCGCGGTCGCATCGAGAGCCGCCGGCTACATCTGGTGCGAGGTGGGCTGGACCCTCGAGGACAACGACCTCGTGAATCGGCTGATCGAAGCGGTGAACGGCGAGCGCTACAAGACATTCCGGATCTACGAGCGGGCGCTGTGA
- a CDS encoding transcription termination factor Rho, which translates to MTVSGVLEILERGGGFLRDPARSFAPSRQDVFVPAALIQRFQLISGALVSGSARPERQGLRLDNVELICGLEPEAFRERASFTKLTATNPDRRFRLGTEGNVSTRIIDLFAPIGRGTRGLIVSPPKAGKTQLLEELATAILADAPDTSVIVLLVDERPEEVTHFRRKVSAEVLASSSDQSLEDHVQLATMCMATVRCELMCGRHVVVLVDSLTRMGRAFNSYGSDSGRTMSGGLDSRALEIPRKFFGMARNVENGGSITVLATALIETGSRMDDMIFEEFKGTGNSEIVLDRALAEQRVFPAISIAKSGTRRDELLYSKADIDAINRLRRHALGLPPKQAILELRKALEQWPTNEELLKHVG; encoded by the coding sequence ATGACCGTCTCCGGAGTTCTTGAAATCCTCGAGCGGGGCGGCGGCTTTCTACGCGACCCCGCTCGCTCCTTCGCGCCAAGCCGGCAGGACGTCTTTGTCCCCGCGGCGCTCATCCAACGCTTCCAATTGATCTCCGGCGCCCTCGTTTCCGGCTCCGCCAGACCGGAGAGACAGGGCCTGCGGCTTGACAACGTCGAATTGATCTGTGGCCTGGAGCCGGAAGCCTTTCGCGAGCGCGCTTCGTTCACCAAGCTGACGGCCACGAATCCTGACCGGCGTTTTCGCCTGGGCACCGAGGGGAACGTGTCGACCCGCATCATCGATCTCTTCGCGCCCATCGGACGCGGCACGCGCGGGCTTATTGTCTCGCCCCCCAAGGCCGGCAAGACCCAGTTGCTGGAGGAGCTCGCCACCGCCATCCTCGCCGACGCGCCGGACACCAGCGTGATCGTCTTGCTCGTCGATGAGCGACCCGAGGAAGTGACCCACTTCCGGCGCAAGGTTTCGGCCGAGGTGCTCGCAAGCAGCAGTGATCAATCGCTGGAGGATCACGTCCAACTCGCGACCATGTGCATGGCGACAGTGCGCTGCGAGCTGATGTGCGGGCGCCACGTGGTAGTGCTCGTGGACAGCCTCACGCGCATGGGCCGCGCATTCAATTCGTATGGCTCCGACTCGGGACGCACCATGAGCGGCGGATTGGATTCTCGCGCGCTCGAGATTCCGCGCAAGTTCTTCGGAATGGCGCGAAACGTGGAGAATGGCGGATCGATCACGGTCCTCGCGACCGCATTGATTGAGACCGGCTCGCGCATGGACGATATGATTTTCGAGGAGTTCAAGGGGACTGGAAACAGCGAGATCGTTCTCGACCGCGCCCTTGCTGAGCAGCGGGTCTTCCCCGCCATCAGCATCGCCAAGAGCGGGACGCGGCGGGATGAGCTTCTCTACTCCAAGGCAGATATCGACGCGATCAACCGGCTCCGCCGACACGCCCTTGGGCTCCCGCCCAAGCAGGCCATCCTAGAGTTACGGAAAGCGCTGGAGCAGTGGCCGACCAACGAGGAACTGCTGAAGCACGTGGGGTGA
- a CDS encoding DUF1028 domain-containing protein, with product MSTLARVLLGLVLLTAPAQATFSIVARDPETGDLGVAVQSHYFSVGPIVPWAEPGVGAVATQSLIEVSYGPRGLQMMSSGKGAKQTLEELLAQDPNREVRQVGMIDARGEVAAHTGKRCIPAAGDQVGNQYSVQANLMSNDRVWPAMAKAYESTEGDLATRLLAALDAGQKAGGDIRGQQSAAIVIVKGKRSNKPWQDRIMDLRVEDNPHPITELRRLVQVWRAYRNVDQGDAYTTEGKVEEAMKAYAEGARLAPGNNEILFWQAASMWQLGREKEATPIFRKVFARDRRWVELVPRLVPAGLLKDDPASIQRIQALAPGGRMRR from the coding sequence ATGTCCACCCTGGCACGAGTTCTCCTGGGTCTGGTCCTTCTCACAGCGCCCGCACAGGCCACTTTTTCGATCGTAGCCCGCGATCCTGAAACAGGAGATCTCGGGGTCGCGGTCCAGTCACATTATTTCTCGGTGGGTCCGATCGTTCCCTGGGCTGAGCCCGGTGTGGGGGCGGTCGCGACACAATCGCTCATCGAGGTGAGTTACGGCCCGAGGGGCCTTCAAATGATGAGCAGCGGGAAAGGCGCCAAGCAAACGCTGGAGGAGCTTCTCGCCCAGGACCCGAACCGGGAAGTCCGGCAGGTGGGCATGATCGATGCCCGAGGGGAGGTCGCGGCCCACACCGGCAAGCGGTGCATTCCCGCCGCCGGCGATCAGGTCGGCAATCAGTACTCCGTGCAGGCGAATCTGATGTCGAATGACCGCGTATGGCCCGCGATGGCCAAGGCGTACGAGAGCACCGAGGGAGACCTGGCGACGCGCCTCTTGGCCGCGCTCGACGCCGGACAGAAGGCGGGAGGCGATATTCGAGGGCAGCAGTCCGCGGCGATCGTGATCGTGAAGGGCAAACGCTCGAACAAACCATGGCAGGATCGCATCATGGACCTTCGGGTCGAGGATAACCCTCATCCCATAACGGAGCTTCGCCGGCTCGTCCAAGTCTGGCGCGCCTATAGAAACGTGGACCAAGGGGACGCATACACCACGGAGGGAAAGGTCGAGGAGGCGATGAAGGCCTACGCGGAAGGCGCACGCCTTGCGCCCGGGAACAATGAGATCCTCTTCTGGCAGGCAGCCTCCATGTGGCAGCTGGGGCGCGAAAAAGAGGCGACCCCTATTTTTCGCAAGGTCTTCGCCCGCGACCGCCGGTGGGTCGAGCTTGTGCCGCGGCTGGTTCCAGCCGGACTCCTGAAGGACGATCCGGCCTCCATCCAGCGTATCCAGGCCCTCGCCCCAGGGGGGCGGATGCGCCGGTAG
- a CDS encoding T9SS type A sorting domain-containing protein: MTISRQPRFPRFDPIYSTVAMTEPSGFGPYNVVRATGLGGGQTPSTQRWPNLGDPVTYLASVRNRGTNTWAGTIHGEWLVDGAGMAFPNLAGPLAAGDRRTASFVTSWDGLSHAIEFRVLDTDARSTNNSLSIDTKSVAFLAYVDRSHIEDFRDAWTPLYPLAATDDFFDWINRSTARLNQLFANGGTAKRIHYDVLEEVRDGDPDPNVARINFASFPFRFHVGQDNFRATSAYYNAADDVDYGYLHEMGHQLGLIDIYQMSVAPSGNQVSGLEYSPANDLMFNVSPLIGPSSATAMTHWLDVAHGYFGQYLYQIPRRVIVMFRKCDGSPLVNASVKLYQYCDRPGLGQVLTAQVKASGLTNARGYWEIPNVQIDTTVVPPTYAGDTLRANPWGYVNMLGNNGALHFEVQANGRTDYAWLDITEANVAFYTGQRDSAFFQRTLNIGPADLRLRFEGNPTAEGGEAPTTATNIAYETGALGSGVFLGPGNQLQYAAACNIKGAQGTVRFWIKPRWNGNDGQGHFALRFGTAGGILIGKDGGNFWRIILNRYGGAGGPELGAGLFVNDWVANQWHHVAFTWGPDTIKVYVDGSLRTAVSAPVPPPSVNATDLQLGADGGSSYLDAVIDEVAISDTVSTAEEIRTGVEESPADFPGFGIRLGPVIPNPAWSRVNVTFELARPGPVRLDIVDVQGRRVCTLVNAIQGAGPHSVTWDGLSGGVQVSSGLYWLVGNHDGKKVSRKLVLIR; this comes from the coding sequence GTGACAATCTCCCGGCAGCCTCGATTTCCCCGCTTCGATCCGATCTATTCCACGGTCGCCATGACGGAGCCCTCGGGTTTTGGCCCCTACAATGTAGTGAGGGCGACGGGCCTCGGAGGCGGGCAGACACCATCGACCCAGCGGTGGCCGAATTTGGGTGACCCGGTCACCTATCTGGCCTCGGTCCGGAATCGCGGCACGAACACCTGGGCGGGAACGATCCACGGGGAGTGGCTGGTCGACGGCGCGGGCATGGCGTTCCCCAACTTGGCGGGCCCGCTAGCGGCGGGGGACCGCCGGACCGCAAGCTTCGTGACTAGCTGGGACGGCCTGTCTCATGCAATCGAGTTTCGGGTGCTCGACACCGATGCAAGATCCACAAACAACTCGCTATCCATCGACACGAAATCGGTCGCCTTTCTTGCATATGTTGACCGTTCGCACATCGAGGATTTCCGTGACGCCTGGACCCCGCTCTACCCGTTGGCAGCGACTGACGACTTCTTTGACTGGATCAATCGCAGCACCGCGCGCCTCAATCAGCTATTCGCTAACGGGGGTACCGCAAAGCGCATCCATTACGATGTCTTGGAAGAAGTCCGCGACGGGGATCCGGACCCGAATGTGGCGCGCATCAATTTTGCTTCGTTTCCTTTCCGTTTTCATGTCGGCCAGGACAACTTCCGCGCGACGTCCGCGTACTACAACGCTGCCGATGACGTTGATTATGGCTACCTGCATGAGATGGGTCACCAACTGGGACTGATCGACATCTACCAGATGTCTGTGGCCCCGAGCGGGAACCAAGTCTCTGGGCTTGAATATTCGCCCGCAAACGACCTCATGTTCAATGTTAGCCCCTTGATTGGGCCGTCCAGCGCTACTGCGATGACGCACTGGCTCGATGTCGCTCACGGTTACTTCGGGCAATATCTTTACCAAATCCCTCGGCGAGTCATCGTGATGTTTCGAAAGTGCGATGGGTCTCCGCTGGTCAACGCATCGGTCAAGCTCTACCAATACTGCGATCGGCCGGGGCTCGGTCAGGTGCTCACTGCCCAGGTCAAAGCTTCCGGTCTCACAAATGCGCGGGGATATTGGGAGATTCCGAACGTCCAGATCGACACAACGGTCGTGCCTCCCACATACGCCGGCGACACGCTGCGGGCGAATCCGTGGGGCTATGTGAATATGCTCGGGAATAATGGTGCGCTCCATTTCGAGGTTCAGGCGAACGGAAGAACGGACTACGCATGGCTGGACATCACGGAGGCAAACGTCGCTTTCTACACCGGCCAAAGGGACTCAGCCTTTTTCCAACGCACGCTCAATATCGGCCCGGCGGACCTGCGTCTCCGATTCGAGGGAAATCCAACCGCCGAGGGCGGGGAGGCGCCAACCACGGCAACCAATATCGCCTACGAGACAGGCGCATTGGGTTCCGGCGTCTTCCTTGGACCTGGGAATCAGCTCCAATACGCAGCCGCCTGCAACATCAAAGGCGCCCAGGGGACCGTCCGATTCTGGATCAAACCTCGCTGGAACGGGAACGATGGACAGGGCCATTTCGCTCTGCGCTTCGGCACGGCGGGTGGAATCCTGATCGGAAAGGATGGCGGTAACTTCTGGCGCATTATCTTGAATCGGTATGGAGGTGCCGGAGGCCCCGAACTTGGTGCGGGATTATTTGTGAATGATTGGGTCGCGAACCAGTGGCACCACGTTGCATTCACGTGGGGGCCGGACACTATAAAGGTCTACGTCGATGGTAGCCTTCGTACGGCCGTATCAGCGCCTGTGCCTCCGCCGTCGGTTAACGCCACCGATCTGCAGCTTGGCGCTGACGGAGGATCTTCCTATCTCGATGCGGTCATCGACGAAGTCGCGATCAGCGACACGGTGTCGACCGCCGAGGAAATTCGAACCGGTGTAGAGGAATCCCCAGCTGACTTTCCCGGGTTCGGGATTCGACTCGGACCGGTGATCCCGAATCCCGCCTGGTCGCGTGTTAACGTGACCTTCGAGTTAGCAAGGCCCGGTCCCGTTCGCCTGGATATCGTGGACGTCCAGGGGCGCCGGGTCTGTACGCTGGTCAATGCAATACAGGGCGCGGGACCGCATAGTGTCACATGGGACGGCTTGTCGGGCGGCGTCCAAGTCAGTTCCGGACTTTACTGGTTGGTTGGGAACCACGATGGAAAGAAGGTCTCCAGGAAGCTCGTGCTTATTCGTTAG
- a CDS encoding isoprenylcysteine carboxylmethyltransferase family protein, whose product MTGKFVVLSYYAYFVLFLLVEFVFTRFRLGSGGKGAREERLSFLFFFVAPFVGMFLWMTLLSLDRIPANPSWPQWALGYAIGFLGFAIRIIAKRTLGRFFTVRLQLEKDHEVVDQGIYGAVRHPLYLGFILEWVAPPLILGSPAGFLFVTLPIVIGVLQRIPREEALLQLGLGEKYRAYMGKTKRLIPGVW is encoded by the coding sequence GTGACCGGTAAATTCGTCGTTCTGTCCTACTACGCCTATTTCGTCCTTTTCCTCCTGGTCGAATTCGTGTTCACCCGATTCCGGCTGGGCTCCGGGGGCAAGGGCGCTCGGGAGGAGCGGCTTTCCTTTCTCTTCTTCTTCGTCGCGCCCTTCGTGGGGATGTTTCTCTGGATGACCCTCCTCAGTCTGGACCGTATTCCGGCCAACCCGTCCTGGCCGCAGTGGGCTCTGGGTTACGCGATCGGTTTTTTGGGGTTCGCGATCCGGATCATCGCCAAGCGCACGCTGGGGAGGTTCTTCACCGTGCGCCTCCAGCTCGAGAAGGATCACGAGGTCGTGGATCAAGGAATCTACGGAGCCGTGCGCCATCCCCTTTATCTCGGCTTCATCCTGGAATGGGTGGCCCCGCCGCTGATCCTCGGCAGCCCCGCGGGATTTCTCTTCGTCACGCTCCCGATCGTGATCGGCGTCCTGCAACGGATCCCGCGCGAGGAGGCGCTGCTCCAGCTAGGGCTCGGCGAGAAGTACCGGGCGTATATGGGAAAGACGAAGAGGCTGATCCCGGGGGTGTGGTGA